A region of Allocoleopsis franciscana PCC 7113 DNA encodes the following proteins:
- a CDS encoding PAS domain S-box protein — protein MLRILLLEDSLLDTELIQAYLTNGGIEGELVQVETRTDFESALKTGSFNLILSDYSLPAFDGIAALDIAQILCPDVPFIFVSATLGEELAIETLKRGATDYVLKQRLDRLVPAVKRALRETQERVERQRTQAELCQLTAELERRVEERTAQLAQANQSLQAEIAERKKTEERLRLLESVAVTANDAIMITEAEPIEEPGPRIIYVNEAFTRMTGYTQAEVLGKTPRILQGPKSPCAQLDQFRSALKQWQPTVVELINYRKDGSEFWVEISTVPVANAEGWYTHWVAVERDITERKRAEDTLRLSDQILQQMPDAVLLTDLNLNIQKWTGKAEELFGYTAQEVLGTKATFLMHSGITPTMTERIIRIIQETGTFCGEMICLHKDGSEVPIEVTAKALYDATGNPVGFLSINRDITERKRAEKQKEQLIREQAARLEAEVQGLKSAFLAEASTVLASSLDYETTLASVAKLAVPFIADWCAVDILEKNQTIRRVAIAHLDPAKVKLAWELNQRYPEDLYGATGLAAILRTGESAIATEILDSDLVAIAQDAQHLQSLRELCLKSCIGVPLVARGRTLGAITFATAESGRCYSSDELSLVEDLACRAAMAVDNAQLYRDTQDARRIAEETAKRTASLQSLTASLSEALSLAQVGEVVVNQSLAALRANAGFIALLHERDRTLELVNALGYPQELLKNWNRFPLTAEVPITDAVKTNKAIFIESREVFAERYPHLTTQYSDSLHHSWAAIPLNVDGHTLGGIGFSFVNAQRFSAEDCAFMQALAQQCAQAIERARAYAAERQARADSEAANCMKDEFLAILSHELRTPLNAMLGWTQLLRTRTFDPLKMTKALETIDRNTKSLAALIEDILDVSGIIMGKLQLSVAPCELISVIEAAIDTIRPAAEAKLIQVECFLDASVELVWGDANRLQQVVWNLLSNAVKFTPKGGRVEIRLERVEQWERSVQELQVEGNHPRTISQETVNSDPLTRDHRIPKPATSSISSGFPSEYPSPSAIESRLTDHSSLTQVSNAYAQIRVTDTGKGISANFLPYVFDRFRQENSSSTRSHGGLGLGLALVRYLVEQHGGTVQAFSPGEDKGATFIVQLPLLVAQPAEPIPTTEVPP, from the coding sequence ATGTTGCGTATCCTCCTGCTCGAAGATAGTCTGCTCGATACAGAACTCATCCAGGCGTATTTGACCAACGGAGGGATTGAGGGTGAGTTAGTGCAAGTGGAGACCCGTACTGACTTTGAAAGCGCCTTAAAAACAGGTTCTTTTAACTTAATTCTTTCAGATTACTCTCTGCCAGCCTTTGATGGAATTGCAGCTCTGGACATCGCACAAATTCTTTGCCCGGATGTACCTTTTATCTTTGTTTCAGCTACCCTCGGCGAGGAACTAGCGATTGAAACCTTAAAAAGGGGTGCGACGGATTACGTACTCAAACAACGTTTAGATCGGTTGGTTCCAGCGGTGAAACGGGCGTTGCGTGAAACTCAGGAACGGGTTGAACGTCAGCGCACTCAGGCAGAACTGTGCCAACTGACAGCTGAGTTAGAACGACGGGTAGAGGAACGAACAGCACAGTTAGCCCAGGCGAATCAGTCTTTACAAGCGGAAATTGCTGAGCGCAAGAAAACCGAAGAACGCTTGCGACTGCTGGAATCGGTAGCCGTTACAGCAAATGATGCCATTATGATTACCGAAGCCGAACCGATTGAGGAACCCGGCCCTCGGATTATCTATGTCAATGAGGCGTTTACCCGGATGACGGGATATACCCAAGCCGAGGTACTGGGTAAAACGCCACGGATTTTACAAGGCCCAAAAAGCCCTTGCGCCCAGCTCGATCAATTCCGTTCTGCCTTGAAGCAATGGCAGCCCACGGTGGTGGAGTTGATTAATTACCGTAAAGATGGCTCTGAGTTTTGGGTGGAAATTAGTACTGTCCCTGTTGCCAATGCCGAGGGATGGTATACCCACTGGGTTGCTGTGGAACGGGATATTACTGAGCGCAAACGGGCAGAAGACACTCTACGTCTTTCTGATCAAATCTTGCAACAAATGCCGGATGCGGTCTTACTCACCGATTTGAATCTGAACATCCAGAAATGGACGGGAAAGGCAGAAGAGTTGTTTGGCTACACCGCCCAAGAGGTACTCGGCACAAAAGCAACTTTCCTCATGCACTCCGGTATCACCCCCACCATGACGGAGAGGATTATCAGAATCATTCAGGAAACAGGCACCTTCTGTGGAGAGATGATTTGCCTTCACAAAGATGGCTCTGAGGTGCCCATCGAAGTAACAGCGAAAGCTCTCTACGATGCGACAGGCAATCCTGTTGGTTTCTTGAGTATCAATCGCGACATCACCGAGCGTAAACGAGCTGAAAAACAGAAGGAACAGCTCATTCGGGAGCAGGCAGCTCGTCTAGAAGCGGAGGTACAAGGACTCAAATCGGCATTCTTAGCCGAGGCGAGTACGGTTCTGGCATCCTCTCTAGACTACGAAACCACCTTGGCAAGTGTAGCCAAGTTAGCTGTTCCCTTTATTGCTGACTGGTGTGCCGTCGATATTTTAGAGAAAAATCAGACGATTCGTCGTGTCGCAATCGCCCATCTCGATCCGGCGAAAGTAAAGCTAGCCTGGGAACTCAACCAACGCTATCCAGAGGATCTCTATGGAGCGACGGGGTTGGCGGCTATCTTAAGAACGGGAGAATCTGCAATCGCCACCGAGATTTTGGACTCTGACTTAGTGGCTATAGCCCAAGATGCTCAACACTTGCAAAGCCTGCGCGAACTCTGCTTAAAATCCTGTATCGGAGTCCCCTTGGTGGCTCGTGGGCGGACTCTAGGAGCCATCACCTTTGCCACGGCTGAGTCCGGGCGTTGCTATAGTTCAGATGAACTCTCTCTAGTGGAGGATTTAGCGTGTCGTGCGGCGATGGCGGTGGATAACGCACAGCTCTATCGGGATACTCAAGATGCGCGACGCATTGCTGAAGAAACGGCTAAACGCACAGCCAGCCTGCAATCCCTCACCGCCTCCTTGAGCGAAGCCCTATCCTTGGCGCAAGTGGGCGAGGTTGTTGTCAATCAAAGCTTGGCAGCTTTGAGAGCAAACGCGGGTTTTATTGCACTCTTGCATGAGCGCGATCGAACCCTAGAGTTAGTTAATGCTCTGGGCTATCCTCAGGAACTACTTAAAAATTGGAACCGTTTTCCGCTCACGGCTGAAGTACCCATCACGGATGCGGTTAAGACGAACAAAGCCATCTTCATCGAATCCCGCGAAGTCTTTGCTGAACGCTACCCACACTTGACGACTCAGTATAGTGACAGTCTGCATCATTCCTGGGCGGCTATCCCCTTAAATGTCGATGGTCATACATTAGGAGGGATTGGGTTTAGTTTTGTTAATGCTCAGAGGTTTAGCGCAGAGGACTGCGCCTTTATGCAGGCTCTAGCGCAGCAGTGTGCTCAAGCGATTGAACGCGCCCGTGCTTATGCTGCCGAACGACAGGCACGAGCCGATAGCGAAGCGGCGAACTGCATGAAGGATGAATTTTTAGCCATTCTCTCTCATGAGTTACGCACACCCCTCAATGCCATGCTGGGATGGACGCAGTTGCTAAGAACCCGGACATTCGATCCGCTCAAAATGACTAAAGCGTTAGAGACAATCGACCGCAATACCAAGTCCTTGGCGGCACTGATCGAGGATATTCTGGATGTCTCAGGGATTATCATGGGCAAGCTTCAGCTCTCTGTCGCCCCCTGTGAACTGATATCCGTGATTGAAGCGGCGATTGACACAATCCGTCCAGCCGCTGAGGCAAAGCTGATTCAAGTTGAATGCTTCCTCGATGCCTCCGTTGAACTTGTTTGGGGCGATGCCAATCGCTTGCAGCAAGTAGTATGGAATTTACTCTCGAATGCCGTTAAATTTACTCCCAAAGGAGGGCGTGTCGAGATTAGGCTGGAGCGAGTGGAGCAGTGGGAACGTTCTGTGCAAGAGTTGCAGGTTGAGGGGAACCATCCACGAACCATTTCCCAGGAAACCGTCAACAGTGACCCACTCACTCGCGATCACCGCATTCCTAAGCCCGCTACTTCTTCTATCAGTAGTGGGTTTCCATCGGAGTACCCATCCCCGTCTGCCATCGAATCTCGACTCACGGATCACAGCTCCCTGACTCAAGTTTCTAACGCTTATGCCCAAATTCGAGTCACCGATACGGGGAAGGGAATTTCTGCCAATTTCCTACCCTATGTGTTTGACCGCTTTCGTCAAGAAAACAGTAGCAGTACCCGCTCTCATGGTGGATTGGGACTCGGTTTGGCTCTGGTTCGCTATCTTGTGGAACAGCACGGTGGTACGGTTCAGGCATTTAGTCCAGGTGAAGACAAGGGAGCAACGTTTATTGTGCAGCTACCCCTTTTGGTGGCACAACCGGCTGAACCGATACCAACAACAGAAGTCCCCCCGTAA
- a CDS encoding two-partner secretion domain-containing protein, translating into MIRPVFRFWRAGYLLLGCLATASSVQAQIVPDDTLPVNSWVTPGCTVCTIDGGTHRGVNLFHSFSEFSVPTGGEAFFNNALQIQNIFSRVTGNSVSNIDGLLRANGTASLFFLNPNGVIFGQNARLEIGGSFFATTGNSFKFSDGSEFSAIKPQAPPLLTINVTPGVQWGTNQPGATITNRGNLAVGQDLTLAAGNLDLQGQLVAGRNLTLQATDTVKVRDSSTSPFIASSGGTLLVQGNQKVDIFALNHPDSGLFSGGNMVLRSANTLGGDAHYWSGGSFRIEKLDGSLGDLYSPNDPIIRSLGDVSFDIYQGTSLHILAGGEVNIGTVIITGAETGAAGVDYLQETVPLSNGSEVSINGRLQPTLDIRAGVDPAFIGVPGITGFNFPRDRLLGWALGTNTPTSANITIGDVWIVPPNGLVFITNQYQPNTTLPGGDITITGAGVFGDGIDASSRRGNGGSVILDSRRNIGITNSGIDSFSEAGNAGSILLNAKDTISLTSSFVTSATSGGGKGGDVTINAGQLLLKDGSQILVGTLGAGIGGNLIVNSRGSIVLTNSIIDSSSEAGNAGSIFLNAKDTISLTSSFVASQTFGAGKGGDVTIKTGQLLVRDGSQILVDTFGVGTGGNLVVNASESVQLNGVLPINPLAGSSLSASTEGTGKAGNITITTPSLHIQDGGRIIVSTEGAGDAGSLTVNASESVEIIDLSPEGLIVSALFAQANRGATGNAGDLTINTKHLLVRDGAQVAVSNLGTEGAGGILTVNASESVEVIGIGISANGGEVTSGLFARTEGAGDAKDLTINTRQLIVQDGAEISASTKGAGDGGDLIVNASESIQLIGESSGFFTQVNRGATGNAGDLTINTKHLLVRDGAQVSSGNLGEGNGGNLIVNAFESVKLIGTSPDGLVPSGLFAVTKAVGDAGDLMITTPTLLVQQGAWMSAFTSGVGSAGSILVKDANLVLLSNNSGISTESVSAGLAGDVTLDTQQLILEQGSQLTAATVSSQGGSIILQNLETLEILNSSISASTETGTAGNIVIGSSESVQLYGVSRLSVEATEGGTAGDIIVKTNEMSVTGGAQVTVSSPQGQAGNLSITANSLTLNRGTLSAVTGTSSPGGGANITLSGLDFLRMDNESLISASALNNANGGNVTIDSTLIVATPPIGPEGSDIIANAEQGNGGRVNITTQGLFGIQFRPQRTPKNDITVSSTFGLSGTFALNTPGVDPSRGLAQLPTNLVDASQQIDQRCTPKAANQGGSFTVTGRGGIPPSPNDTLQAESLITPNWVILDFETENNTPPAPTTPSNSAPKQLVEAQGWRINEQGQVVLTASAPNVTPHHTWQTPVECPAEANPVPE; encoded by the coding sequence ATGATACGCCCTGTCTTCCGTTTCTGGAGAGCTGGCTATCTTCTGCTTGGGTGTTTGGCAACGGCTAGCTCTGTGCAAGCGCAAATCGTTCCGGATGATACGCTCCCGGTGAATTCTTGGGTAACGCCGGGATGCACGGTTTGTACGATTGACGGGGGGACTCACAGAGGGGTTAACTTATTTCACAGCTTTAGTGAGTTTTCCGTGCCGACTGGTGGTGAGGCGTTTTTTAATAATGCTTTGCAGATTCAGAATATCTTCAGTCGGGTGACGGGAAATTCGGTTTCTAATATTGATGGCTTGCTTCGCGCTAATGGGACGGCGAGTTTGTTTTTCCTCAATCCGAATGGAGTGATTTTTGGTCAAAATGCTCGGTTAGAGATTGGGGGTTCGTTTTTTGCAACGACGGGGAATAGTTTTAAATTTTCTGATGGGAGTGAGTTTAGCGCAATCAAGCCTCAAGCACCGCCATTGTTGACAATTAATGTTACTCCAGGGGTGCAGTGGGGAACGAATCAACCTGGAGCAACGATTACTAATCGGGGCAATTTAGCAGTAGGACAGGATTTAACGCTAGCTGCGGGGAATTTGGACTTACAGGGGCAGCTTGTGGCGGGAAGGAATTTGACTTTACAAGCTACTGATACGGTGAAAGTGCGTGACTCTTCCACCAGTCCTTTCATTGCCTCATCGGGTGGAACATTGCTGGTTCAGGGGAATCAAAAGGTAGATATTTTTGCCTTGAATCATCCCGATAGTGGGTTGTTTTCCGGTGGGAATATGGTGTTGCGAAGTGCCAATACGCTGGGAGGAGATGCTCACTACTGGAGTGGGGGCAGTTTTCGGATTGAAAAATTGGATGGAAGTTTGGGGGATTTGTATAGTCCCAATGACCCGATTATTCGCTCTCTGGGTGATGTCAGTTTTGATATTTACCAAGGAACCTCCCTACATATTTTGGCAGGAGGTGAGGTGAATATTGGCACAGTTATCATTACAGGTGCAGAAACAGGTGCTGCTGGGGTTGACTATCTTCAGGAAACGGTACCTTTATCTAATGGCTCTGAGGTATCTATTAATGGTCGTCTTCAGCCAACCCTTGATATTCGAGCAGGTGTAGATCCAGCGTTTATTGGTGTTCCTGGAATCACGGGTTTTAACTTCCCTAGGGACAGATTGTTGGGTTGGGCTTTGGGGACTAATACGCCAACGAGTGCAAATATCACTATCGGCGATGTCTGGATTGTTCCTCCTAATGGACTGGTCTTTATTACCAATCAATACCAACCCAATACCACACTGCCCGGTGGAGACATAACTATAACGGGAGCAGGGGTGTTTGGTGATGGAATTGATGCCAGTAGTCGTAGGGGAAATGGTGGCTCTGTCATTCTCGACTCAAGACGCAATATTGGAATTACTAACAGCGGCATTGATTCCTTTTCTGAAGCTGGTAATGCTGGCAGTATTCTCCTGAACGCCAAGGATACAATCTCACTTACAAGTAGCTTTGTTACCAGCGCAACTTCTGGAGGAGGTAAAGGTGGTGACGTGACAATCAATGCGGGTCAGTTGCTGCTTAAAGATGGGTCGCAGATTTTAGTCGGTACCTTGGGTGCAGGAATTGGAGGGAATTTGATTGTCAATTCTCGTGGCAGCATTGTACTCACTAATAGCATCATTGATTCATCTTCTGAAGCTGGTAATGCTGGCAGTATTTTCTTGAATGCCAAGGATACAATTTCACTTACAAGTAGCTTTGTTGCCAGCCAAACTTTTGGAGCAGGTAAAGGTGGTGATGTGACAATCAAAACGGGTCAGTTACTGGTTCGAGATGGGTCGCAGATTTTAGTCGATACCTTTGGTGTAGGAACTGGAGGAAATTTAGTTGTCAACGCGTCAGAATCCGTGCAGTTGAATGGTGTTTTACCAATTAACCCTTTAGCTGGTAGTAGCTTGTCTGCTAGTACCGAGGGAACAGGAAAGGCAGGAAATATTACGATTACCACTCCTTCATTACACATTCAGGACGGAGGTCGGATTATTGTTTCCACGGAGGGAGCAGGAGATGCAGGAAGTTTGACAGTGAATGCCTCCGAATCCGTTGAAATAATTGATCTTTCACCTGAAGGTTTGATTGTCAGTGCTTTGTTCGCACAAGCCAATAGAGGAGCTACAGGCAATGCTGGAGACTTGACAATTAATACTAAACATTTGCTTGTCAGGGATGGAGCACAGGTTGCAGTTAGCAATTTAGGTACAGAAGGAGCCGGGGGAATTTTGACAGTAAATGCCTCTGAATCAGTTGAGGTGATTGGTATTGGTATCTCAGCTAATGGAGGAGAGGTTACTAGTGGTTTATTTGCTCGCACTGAAGGAGCAGGAGATGCCAAAGACTTGACAATTAATACAAGACAGTTAATTGTTCAAGATGGCGCAGAAATCTCCGCTAGCACTAAGGGGGCAGGAGATGGAGGAGATTTAATTGTTAACGCTTCTGAATCAATCCAGCTTATCGGAGAATCCAGCGGCTTTTTTACTCAAGTTAATCGTGGAGCGACAGGCAATGCTGGAGACTTGACAATTAATACTAAACATTTGCTTGTCAGGGATGGAGCACAGGTTTCATCTGGCAATTTAGGTGAAGGAAATGGGGGAAATTTAATAGTCAATGCTTTTGAATCAGTGAAACTAATTGGCACCTCTCCTGATGGTTTGGTTCCTAGTGGCTTATTTGCTGTGACTAAAGCAGTTGGAGATGCTGGAGATTTGATGATTACTACTCCCACTTTACTTGTTCAGCAAGGAGCTTGGATGTCCGCTTTTACCTCTGGTGTGGGAAGCGCAGGAAGCATCTTGGTTAAAGATGCAAATTTGGTATTGCTCTCCAACAATAGCGGGATTTCTACTGAATCGGTCAGCGCAGGTCTAGCTGGAGATGTAACACTCGATACTCAACAGCTCATCCTTGAACAAGGCTCTCAACTCACTGCTGCGACTGTATCTAGCCAAGGTGGCAGTATCATTCTACAAAATTTGGAAACCCTGGAGATACTCAACAGCTCCATTTCAGCTTCTACTGAAACTGGAACAGCAGGAAACATAGTTATTGGTTCTTCCGAATCGGTGCAACTCTACGGCGTAAGCCGTTTATCGGTTGAAGCAACTGAGGGGGGGACTGCTGGAGACATAATTGTTAAAACTAACGAAATGTCTGTCACTGGTGGCGCACAAGTAACCGTCAGCAGCCCCCAAGGACAAGCAGGCAATCTATCCATTACCGCTAATTCCCTAACTCTCAATCGAGGCACTCTCTCTGCTGTCACCGGCACCAGTAGCCCTGGAGGTGGAGCCAACATCACCCTCTCCGGCTTAGACTTCCTCAGAATGGACAATGAAAGCCTGATCTCCGCCAGCGCCCTCAACAACGCCAACGGTGGCAACGTCACCATCGACTCCACCCTAATTGTTGCCACACCCCCAATCGGCCCCGAAGGCAGCGACATCATCGCCAACGCGGAACAAGGCAACGGAGGACGAGTCAATATCACCACTCAAGGACTCTTCGGCATCCAATTTCGACCCCAACGCACCCCCAAAAACGACATTACTGTTAGTTCCACCTTCGGTTTATCGGGGACATTTGCCCTCAACACCCCTGGCGTTGACCCCAGTCGAGGCTTAGCCCAGTTACCGACTAACTTAGTTGATGCCTCACAACAAATTGATCAGCGCTGTACTCCCAAAGCCGCCAACCAAGGTGGAAGTTTTACCGTTACCGGACGTGGCGGTATCCCACCTAGCCCTAACGATACGCTACAAGCTGAATCTTTAATCACACCCAACTGGGTCATCCTCGATTTTGAGACAGAGAATAACACGCCCCCAGCGCCAACAACGCCCAGCAATTCTGCCCCCAAACAACTAGTAGAAGCCCAAGGATGGAGAATTAATGAGCAAGGGCAGGTTGTGCTCACCGCTTCTGCACCGAACGTGACACCTCATCATACCTGGCAAACTCCAGTGGAGTGCCCAGCAGAGGCTAACCCAGTACCAGAGTAA
- the psbQ gene encoding photosystem II protein PsbQ encodes MLRKSYRSLLAVMLTLVMTLLVSCSSPTVTKPPTYTPDKIAQIQKYASTVTDLRETMPTLATSIQNRNWTEVGSFIHGPLGELRQKMSYLTRELLPQDQKAAREAAQDLFTRLESIDLATESGNYQKAVDNYRLAIKDFDAFLQLIPE; translated from the coding sequence ATGCTTAGGAAAAGTTACCGATCACTTCTGGCTGTCATGCTGACTCTGGTGATGACGCTTCTAGTTAGCTGTAGTAGCCCGACAGTCACAAAGCCACCTACCTACACACCTGACAAAATTGCCCAGATTCAGAAATACGCTTCTACCGTAACGGATCTGCGAGAGACAATGCCAACCTTGGCAACCAGCATTCAAAACCGCAACTGGACAGAGGTCGGTTCATTTATTCATGGCCCATTAGGCGAACTGCGGCAGAAAATGAGCTATCTCACTCGCGAACTCCTGCCCCAAGACCAAAAGGCAGCGAGGGAGGCGGCGCAAGACTTGTTTACTCGTTTGGAGAGCATTGACCTTGCCACAGAAAGCGGCAATTATCAGAAAGCGGTAGACAATTACCGACTCGCCATCAAAGACTTTGATGCGTTCTTACAGCTAATTCCTGAATAA
- a CDS encoding response regulator, which translates to MHELKRILLVEDSPNDVELILTALSENRLANEVVVVRDGEEALDYLYRKGVFKLRMEGNPVVVLLDLKLPKVDGLEVLAQIKSDPELKAVPVVVLTSSREEQDLINSYNLGTNAYVVKPVDFHEFVDVIKELGLFWAVVNQPPPGSVPSRRTI; encoded by the coding sequence ATGCATGAATTAAAGCGAATTTTGTTAGTTGAAGATAGCCCTAATGATGTCGAATTAATCTTGACGGCGCTATCGGAAAATCGTTTAGCCAATGAAGTGGTAGTGGTGCGTGATGGAGAGGAAGCGCTAGACTATCTCTATCGAAAGGGAGTTTTCAAACTTCGGATGGAAGGCAATCCCGTGGTTGTTCTTTTAGACTTGAAATTGCCTAAAGTCGATGGACTGGAGGTTTTAGCCCAAATTAAATCTGACCCCGAACTCAAAGCCGTGCCCGTTGTTGTGCTAACTTCTTCTCGCGAGGAACAGGATCTAATCAACAGCTACAACTTAGGAACGAATGCCTATGTCGTGAAGCCTGTCGATTTCCACGAATTTGTGGATGTCATCAAGGAACTGGGGCTGTTCTGGGCTGTGGTGAATCAGCCACCGCCCGGATCAGTTCCCTCCCGACGCACTATTTAG
- a CDS encoding NAD(P)/FAD-dependent oxidoreductase, translating into MSRVAIIGCGIVGAAIAYELSLIRGLEITVLERQQPAQESTGAALGVLMGAISKKKGRAWQLRQASMQRYETLIPELEALTGRPIPFNRRGIVMLCFAEDDLASWQKLVQTRQSQGWQLEIWDAQDVHSHCPQLHPDNIAGAIYSPQDRQVDPTVLTQALVTAAQSNGVTFEFGVTVEDVQSQVLDGSVTRECIQLHTQLGQIDVDFVVVAAGLGSTPITVALEQAIDIRPVLGQALHLRVEHPLGHPDFQPVITGHDVHIVPIGEREYWVGATVEFPDASGDVMAEPTLLEQVRQEAIAFCPALAQATILRTWSGQRPRPEGRPAPIMGQLPGYNNVLLATGHYRNGVLLAPATALVIRDLIVSGMS; encoded by the coding sequence ATGAGCCGAGTTGCCATCATTGGGTGTGGTATTGTTGGGGCAGCGATCGCCTACGAATTAAGTCTGATTCGTGGCTTAGAAATCACAGTTCTGGAACGGCAACAGCCGGCACAAGAGTCTACAGGTGCCGCCTTGGGCGTCCTGATGGGTGCAATTAGTAAAAAAAAAGGTAGGGCGTGGCAGTTGCGGCAAGCGAGTATGCAGCGCTACGAAACCCTGATTCCTGAATTAGAGGCACTCACTGGGCGTCCCATTCCCTTTAATCGGCGTGGCATCGTCATGCTTTGCTTTGCCGAAGATGACTTGGCTTCTTGGCAAAAGTTAGTCCAAACTCGCCAGTCCCAAGGTTGGCAACTAGAAATCTGGGATGCACAAGATGTGCATTCCCATTGTCCTCAATTGCATCCTGACAATATCGCCGGTGCCATTTATTCTCCCCAAGACCGACAAGTTGACCCAACTGTTCTCACCCAAGCTTTGGTAACCGCAGCACAGAGTAATGGCGTTACCTTTGAGTTTGGGGTTACCGTCGAAGACGTTCAGTCTCAGGTACTCGATGGCAGTGTGACGCGAGAATGTATCCAACTTCACACTCAGCTCGGACAAATTGATGTAGATTTCGTCGTGGTGGCGGCTGGATTGGGTTCAACACCAATCACTGTGGCATTAGAGCAAGCCATTGATATTCGACCGGTTTTAGGTCAAGCCTTGCACCTGCGGGTTGAGCATCCCTTAGGGCATCCGGATTTCCAACCCGTAATTACGGGGCATGATGTCCATATTGTACCCATCGGTGAGCGGGAATACTGGGTCGGGGCTACGGTTGAGTTTCCAGATGCGAGTGGAGATGTGATGGCAGAACCAACCTTGCTGGAGCAGGTGAGACAGGAAGCGATCGCTTTTTGTCCGGCTTTAGCCCAAGCCACGATTCTTCGTACTTGGTCAGGCCAGCGTCCTCGTCCCGAAGGGCGTCCAGCTCCGATTATGGGTCAACTACCGGGTTACAACAATGTTCTATTAGCGACGGGTCATTATCGGAATGGGGTTCTCTTGGCACCTGCCACGGCACTAGTGATTCGTGACTTAATTGTGTCGGGGATGTCTTAG